The window TGTCCGAATATCTCCTTTTCGCTTTAAAGAACATAACAGTAAATTATAAAACTCTACAATCGAGTACCAATCATGGCTGGAGATAAGCATTCATTGCCCGGAAAAGCAAGACCGACTGCAATTAAATCACTTCCCATCGGCCGCCTCTTGCTGCGCCGATTCTCCTGAGCTTGTTCCCGGCCTGCAGTTTCTGTATATTGCGTTCAATAGTCCGCTCCGAAACCCCCATTTGCCGTGCAAGCTCAGGTATGGTCACATATTCATTTTCAATAACGGCATCAAGAATTTTTCCCGACATTTTTCCCGACATTTTTCCCGACATGTCGGTCTTTTCTTTTTCAACATCTTGCCATATCATTTCAAGCCGGGTCTGGTCATAGGGTTCAAAGGTATCATAAAGGGAAAGTGTCCCTCCCGTACTCTCCCATCCCTGACAGATTTTAGGCAGACCGGAACCTGCCCGCTCTCCAAGGTTGATCATTAAAAACATCTGATGCAGCATGCGATTACGACAGTCACTCTCTCCACCCCGCGCCGTCGGCCAGCTTTATTTTAAGTTTGCGCCTTTTTGGGCAGATACACGGGCTTTCGCCACAGACAACACAGGGAAGCGGCGGGTCTTTTTCACAGACACAGGGCAGTTGGCCGCACGCCCTGCAGGGCTCCGGGGGATCGGCAATACAGGTGCAGGGGGAATTCCCGCACCGGCTGCAGGGTTCCGGTTCCATGGGTTCACCGTCCCATTCGGGGTCATTGAAATAGGCATAGGCTTTGACGAAATCATAGATGGTGAAATAATCCTTACTTGTCTATGGTTACGTTGGGGTTGCGTTGAAATTACCCCCAACCATTACCAGCAAAACCATAGCGTGTAAAGAAAACCCGAAAAAACGACAAGATCATGTGAAAGGCGCTTTGGATGCAAAGCGCCTGGCCCGCTGTCCGGCACTGCAGAAGAGAGATTAATCTTATTTTACATGGGTAGCCGCGCCGTCACCGCCGGGTGGCATACACCCCTTTTCGACGCCAGGGCCCTGTCCTGGCAAGGATGGCGGTGAATCCCAAAAGCATGGCCGCCGCCAGATGACTCCAGTCCACAAGCATGACCACCATGGGGCCGAACCCGTGGCCGGGCAGATTTTTCACGGTGCGTAACACCCCGGAGATAACGATCACGGCCAGGATGAGCAGGCGGACCCGGCCCATGGGGGTTATCCGCCATTGCCTGCGCCGGCTGATCAGATATTCCGTGGCCATCCAGAACAGCAGAACCAGGAACACCGTTGCCGCAATGTAGTGTATCTGATGGGTGGTGTAGTACGCGGCCAGCCACCCGAATCCGGGAATGTCGGCAATGTAATACCGCTTGAAAATGGGCATCTGGGCCATGCCGGTCAGGGCAAGAATGGCCATCACCGCCAGCAGGATGCGGTTCAGGCTTCTGGAAAAAATACTATTCATTTGTTTCCTCCTTATCATGTCCGCCTGATTTAAGCAGCCCGGCACCGGCCGTGAGTACGCCCGCGGCCACACCGGCAATGGGTGCGACCAGGGCGGCCATGCCGAAAATTTCGTCCCGGGCCATCATATCCTCCACCGGGTTCATATGGGGCTTTCCCGGCCCGGTCCCAAGGGCCTTTGCCAGCAGCGCAACAGGCACAGGCGAGACATAGATGGTGTTGGTGCCGCCGTTTTCGAATTCGCCATAAATAAAGTCGTTTTCATTGCCGGAACCGGCAAAGGATCTGGCCAGCTCATGGGCCCGGGCCACAATCTTTTCTCTGGGGCCGATGAACTGAACCTCCTCCGGACATTGACTGACACAGGCAGGCACATCGCCTTTGGCAAGCAGATCAAAACAGCGGTCACATTTATACATGACCCCGTTTCCTGCGAAAGCAGGCAGCAGTTTCAGGTAAAGCCCCACGCCTGTCTGGCGCTGGGGGATATCCCAGGGGCAGACCGATTTGCACTTGGAACCGCCCAGGCAGATATCGGCATTGATGCGCACCACCCCGTTGTCTTCCCGGGCACATGCCCCCCAGGGGCACAGGTTGGCACAGGGGGGATTCTGGCAATGCATGCAGCGCCTGGGGATATTGATTTCATAGGATTCCCCCTGCCACTCCACTTCAGCGGTCTGGATGGTCAGCCAGTTGTAAGGGGTCAGCAAGCCTTCTTCATCCCGCCTGTCCGACCAGTCCGCGGCCTTGACCCGGCTGGGATACATTTTGGGAAAGGGTTTTTTCGGTTCCGGATATTTGGACTGGTTTTGGGCGGTACAGGCGGAAACGCATTCCCCGCAGCCAATGCACCGGGATAAATCGTGCAGCGTGGCCAGAGCCTCGCCCTTTTGCGCCGCTTTGATGGTGCCGGGCAGAAGCATGCATGCGCTTCCGGCTGCGGCCCCTTTTAAAAACGCCCGGCGGCTGATACCTGACTTGCCGTTTTTCTGCATCTATTCAACCTCCTGGTCCCATGGGACGGCATCGCATTAAAAAAACAATGGGGAAATCTTACAACGCTTTCATTCATTTTTTCCAGGCCTTAAGCGTCCTGCCATAAAAAGCCCAACGCCCGGCGACCCATAATAATCCCGTCAAATACCGTTTTTGCAGGGGCATACCCGGCAGCACCGGCACACACCATTAACGGCAGCAGATGCTCCTGCCGGGGATGACAGTGCCAGGCGCCCGGTGCATGGTCCCAGTGTATCAAATTTTCCTTCTGCTGTTCCGGGGTTTGCCGCCCATTGGCACAGGTATCCTTTAACCAGTCCTGGAAGGCCTGGTTGTCCGGGTCCGGATCTGTACCGGCCCCGGGCCCCGGCCCCATGTCAAAACCGCGCATGTTGTGAAAGGAAAAACCGGAACCCAGCAGCCAGATATTCTCCTCAAGCAAAGGCGCCAGGGCCTCTCCCACCCGAAGATGCTCCAGGGGATCAAGGCTTGCGCAAAGAGAAATCTGGATACAGGGGATATCGGCTTGGGGCAGCATCAGTATCAGCGGAATAAAGACACCATGGTCAAAGCCGCGTTTTTCATTTGTCTTTGCTTTGATGCGGGCCTGTGTCAGCAGATCCACGGCTTTTGCGGCCAATTCGGGATGACCCGGGGCCGGATATCGGATTTCATAGGTTTCCCGGGGAAATCCATGGTAGTCGTAGATCAGTTCGGGCGCAGAATGGCTGGTGACAACGGGAATATCCATTTCCCAGTGGGCGGAAACAACCACCACGGCCCGGGGGCGGGGCAAAGTTTTTCCAATATTTTTTAAAAACGCATTCATGGCGTCATGGCCGGTATGTCCGAGAAGGGGCAATGGCCCGCCGCCATGGGGGATATAGATAACGGCACTGTCTGCTGTCATGGTCGAATGAATTCTTGTTTTATTTTGCAATTGTGTTGAAGCCGGCCGGAGCACAAAAGATCCGGCCGGCTTTGGGCGTTATTTCAGAAAACCCCGGATGATTCTGTCCACGGCTTCATCGTACGTAAGTCCTAAGCTCATGAGTTTGATCAACTGATCATTGGCTATTTTTCCGATGGAGGCTTCATGGGTCAACTCCGCGTCCGGGTGCAGGGCACGCAGGGCCGGTACGGTCTCATTCACGCCGTTGTCCATGATGATGGCGTCACACTCGATGTGGCCAAAGCTTTTGGCCCTTGCTTCCACATTGGCGTAAAAATCCTGTTTGGAATTCCCTTTGATCACGGACCGGGATACCAGGTTTGTTTTGCTGCCATCGCCCTTGAGAATGATATTATTCTCGGAAACAGCGATCTGGTGTCCTTCCGTCAGGATACGTTCGGTCACAAAAAGGGAGCTTCCTGCGGCCAGTTCGGCTTCATTCACCCGCCTCGCCTCGTCCACCCCGCCGATCTGGGTCAGTTCCATTTCGACCACGGAATTTTCGTCCATATATACCTTGGTGGTGGGATTCAGGCTCCGCTTGCCTTTTCCCTCCCCCATGGCAACGTGCTTTTCCTGGTAGCGGATGGTGGCGTTTTTACCCACCCGGAATTCATGGATACCCTCGTGGCCTTCATTCTTGCTGCCTGCACAGTGGATGCCGCACCCGGCAACGATGGTGACATCGGCACCTTCTCCAATGATAAAGGTGTTGAAGACCACGTCGTGCAGGCCCGCCTGACTGAGTATCACCGGAATGTGCACCGACTCGTTGACCACGCCCGGCTTGACGGTCACCACAATACCGGTGCCGTCTTTATTGGATTCAATGTTAATATTGCCTGACACCTCACGTGATAAAAGGGTGCCGTTTTTCCGGATATTGAATGCACCTGTGGGCAGCCCGTCAAGACCCGCCACTGCCTTTAGTAATTTTTTATCTATAGCATCTAGCATCGATCTCTCCTTCACATACATCTGTGTATCCGCAAACACTCAGATCGCACAGCAGCGGTTTGGCACCTTCCAGATCTCCGGTATAGGCGATCCGGCCCTCCCTGACGAGCAGCAGACAGTCTGCAGCTTCAAGGAACGCCTTGTTGTGACTGACCACGATGGTTGTTGTGCCCTTTTCCGTGGTCTGCCTTTTTATCAGCTGCACCATGGGATCAATGGTCCAAAGATCTATGCCCGTGTCCGGTTCATCGTAAATTGCAAGGCCCGGATTTCTCGCAATGGTGGTGGCAAGTTCGATCTTTTTGATTTCGCCGCCCGAAAGCTTGGAATCCACAGGCTTGTCAAGAAAATCCAGGGAGCAGAATCCCACCCGGGCAAGGATGTCCATGAGTTTGCCTTCGTCATCGGTGCCGGCGGCAATGGACAGAAGATCCCTGAACGTCACCCCCTTGAACCGGGCCGACTGCTGAAACCCATAAGCGATCCCCTCTTTTGCCCGGTCAGTGATGCTCATATCCGTGATCTCTTTACCATTATATATGATCTGGCCCCGGGTGGCCTTGTTGATGCCCATGATGGTTTTGGCCAGGGTGGTCTTTCCGCCGCCGTTGGGACCGGTGATGCCGTAAAACTTACCTTTCTCAAAGGTGAAACTGATTCCGTTAAGAATTGTTTTTTCGGCGTGCCCGTTTCCGGCTTCTTCCTCGGCCACGGTAAAATATATATCTTTAAGCTCCAGCATGCTTTTCCTCTCTTTCTGATAATTGATTAAAAACGAATACATACTCTACGTCATTAATCTGTGCGCTCTTCTACAATGCTATCAAAAATAATGCCATAGTTATAATAAGCAACACCCCAAACCGCATCATGAATATAACTATCTAAAATTAAATATAAAAATATTATCAAACATTTGATCGCGCAAAATTTAGATCAGATGTGTTTATGTATCAAAGGATAATTTATGATTCAATTCTGTATCATTATTGTATTGCAACCGATACTGGCCGGAACCACACTCCGGCTTTCGGCCTCTTTGCCCTTCTCCTTGATACCATTCTTGACAAAAAGCACCTTCATAATCTATGACATCGGTCAGTCAGATCCTGCCTGAAGATGCAAGACCGCCCGGCAAACATGGAGCCAAGCGGCAAAAGTACAGTATCGAAGACAACCGCCATGACTGTCTCAAAAAGGATCAAACCCCTGGAAAGCGCCGGGGTTGATTTTGGATTGAATTTTGCATAGCAAATCAGAAAATAAATCAGGAAACGGTGGCGGGTGAGAAAAGAGGAAGAGTATGACAGAAAAATGGAAAATCCTTTTTTGCGATGGTATGGAAGACGCTTGTCCGGTTACGGATTTTATCAATTCATGTCCGGAAAAACATCAGGTGAAACTGCTGCGTCTGCTCGGACTGTTGGAAGAGCATGGACCAACCCTGCCAAGACCCTATGCTGATGTACTGCATGACGGGGTTCACGAGCTTCGTTTTACCCTGTCCCAGGATCGAATCCGGGTTCTTTATTTTTTTTGCTACCGGAAATTTATCGTATTGTATGAGGTGTTTTTTAAAAATACCCGCAAGGTTCCTGAGAAATATATCAACCAGGTCATAGCCTACCGGAATGAATTTTTATCCCGGATATCTGAAAAAAAATTGGAGAAGATCAGCCGTGCTGTTTTTTAAAGACCTGCTGGAAGAAAAATTCAAGGATCAGCCTTTTTTGACCTTATATAATCAGGAGTGCCACATCTGTTCAGCAACCATGGAAGTGGTGGCCCGGATGGCCCTTTGTGAAGAGACCAGGGATGAGATCCTGGCTTTGCTGGACATTGATCCGGCAGATTTCGAGTCACTTGAGGCTGGTGACCAGTGTAAGCCTTTGCAGGTCGTTCGACTTCTCAAGCATTTCGGAATGGATGAATCCGCGGTGACTAAACGCTGTCAAAGATATGCCGGGCTAATTTAAAAAAGGTCAGAGCAGTTATTATTTAATGACTGCCCTCACCATTTTTAAGCAGATACACCAGCGACCAGCCGGGTTCGGGATTGATCTGGCTGTCATGGGCATACACATAAAGCCGGTTTATTTTGTCCACGGCAAATAACAGCAAAGCCTTTTGACCGTGTTTCCCGATGAATTGCGCCAGGGTAAATTTTTCCGTCAGCTTTGTGATGATTATCTGCCCTCCCCGGGACAGATCCGTGGCCAGGGCGGGATATGAGGCTGTTTTTCCAAACAGAATCCTTCCGTGATTCTCAATGGACATCCGGTCCGCAGTGGAGCGGTCTATTTCCAGCCGGGAGTGCAGAATATAAATTTTATCTGTGCCGAATTCCAGACGATAATGAATGGCTGCGGCCACGTTGACCGCCTCATGGGGAAACATGGCCAGCACACCCCTGACCCCCACCAGCTGAATATGCCGGTCTGCATGTTCTGACACGGGATTTCCGAAATATGTGGGCAACCCCTCGTTTTTGGCCCGGATGACCTGATCCCACCCGGTATCGGCCAGTTGGACCTGAAACCCCAGAGCCATCAAGGCTTTGCCAATGCCACGGGCCAGCTGATTGGCCCCGATGATAATGAAGCCGTTGGGGGTGGGCTCGGCCACCTTAAGCCACCGGGCAAGGGGGCGTGCCGTGACGCTCTGCACCATGACCGTGGAGATAATAATAAAAAAGGTCAGGGGCACCAGCACCCCGGCATCCGGGTAGCCGGCCTTCTGGAGCTGGGTGGCGAACAAGGCGGAAATGGCTGCCGCCACTATCCCGCGCGGGGCAATCCAGGCCAGCATATGCCGCTCCGGCCAGGTAAGGCTGGAACCGATACTGGACACCATGATGTTCATGGGACGGGCCAGAAACTGGATGGCGATGAACAAAAAACTCATCCCCCAGCCCAGGGCAATCAGTTCATCAATATTCAGCCGGGCGGCCAGTATGATAAAAAGGACAGAAATCAACAGAATACTGATGTGCTCCTCGAAATCAAGAATGTCCTCGATGCCCACATCCTTCATGTTGGCCAGCCAGATACCCATGACCGTGACTGTTACCAGGCCCGATTCGTGCTGGAGATGATTGGAAAATGCAAACGCGCCCAGAACCAGGGAGAACGCAAACAGGTTGTGCATGAATTCGGGAATCCAGTGTTTGCGGATGGCCATGCCAAACCCGTAGCCGCACACCGCGCCAATGGCCGTCCCCGTGGCCACCAGGCGGATAAACACCAGCATGGTGTGGCCCAGGGCCTGCCGGGCTGAACCTGATATGATGAATTCATAGGCCAGAACAGCCATGGCTGCGCCGATGGGGTCGACAATGATCCCTTCCCACCTGAGGATATTTGCAATGTTTTGGTTGGGCCGGACCGTACGCAGCATGGGCACAATCACTGTGGGGCCGCTTACGGATGTGATGGCGCCCAGAAGCACGCTGATCTGCCAGGACAGCCCCACCCCCAGCCGGGCGGCCAGGGCCGTGATGATCCAGGTAACCAGCATGCCGTAGGAGACCATGTTCCGGACCACAGTATGAAGCCCCCGGATCTGGGCAAAATCCAGGGTCAGACTGCCCTCAAACAGAATCAGGGCCACGGACATGGAGACAAAAGGAAAAAAAAGATCTCCCATCATCTTTTCGGGGTTCAAAACCCCCAGCACGGGACCGGCCATGATGCCGGTGACCAAAAGAAAGACTATTCCCGGAATTTTTACCCGCCAGGCCAGCCACTGGCAGGCGGCGGCGGCGACCAGGATTCCCGCAACCTGTATGAGTGTATCTTCATTCATGGGTTTTCAACTGTCATCGTAAGTTAATCCCTATCTTGGGAGCCACATAAATTGCGGCCCAATGTTAACCCACCAGGTTTTCATTGACAAGTCCAAAGCCGGAAGCCTAAACTGATCTGGGTGTGCAACGCTGGTGCACATCATTTCCTCAAACGCTTGTTTCAAAACTAAAAACAGGAGAGTGCAATGAACAGAAGAGAATTTTTACAACTTTCAGCCGGTGCAGGCAGCCTTTTACTGTTGCAGATGGCCGGTCTCAGCTGTATAGATCATGGAAGCGGCACGATAACACAAGCGCCTTTGCCCTATGAACCCGATGCCCTTGAGCCTTATATTTCCGAAAAAACAGTTTTTGTTCACTATAACAAGCACCATGCCGGATATGTAAAAAAAGCCAACCAGATGATCAAAGGAAGCGATCTGGACAGCCTGACCCTGGATGAAATCATTAAGAAAACTTACGGCAACGCCGATCAGATCGGTATTTTCAACAATGCCGCCCAGGTCTTTAACCACACCTTTTACTGGAACAGCATGAAGCCAGGTGGCGGCGGTATGCCCACCGGTGCCATTGCCGAAAAAATAATAGCCGATTTCGGCAGTTATGCTGCATTCAAAAAAGAGTTTGCAGCCGCGGCACTCTCCCAGTTCGGCAGTGGATGGGCATGGCTGGTTAAAGACGGTGATGCGCTGAAAATCATGAAAACAGCAAACGCAGATACACCCATTGCCCAGGGACTGACGCCGCTGCTGACCATTGATGTATGGGAACATGCGTATTATCTGGATTATCAGAACCGGAGAGCCGACTATATCAACGCATACCTGGAAAAACTGGTCAACTGGGAATTTGCAGAAGCAAATCTGGCCGGATAAAAGACAGGTTAAACTGCTGACACATTAGCGTTTGGACGAAAAGTCACCCATCTGCGGCGTTGCATAAAAACTTGCCCAATTATGAGATCGTGCCCCACAACCGCCAGGTTGCTCCGGTTTTAAATTTTTATGCACTTTGCATCTGGGTGATTTTTTGTCCAAACACGGGTTTCCGTTCAGTGACGACTTCGTGTTTGAGCACCCCCATGGCTACCAGCCTGCTGATAAAAATTAAAACAATAAAATACCAGACAGTTATTCAGGAACCATAATGGAATTAAAGACAACCCTTGTAAACCCCGACACCTTAACCACCAGACACCCTTTTGACAAACTGTTCCCCATTCAGAAAGAGACCCTGGCCGCCATAAGCCAGAACATGGAGACACACGGATATGACCCGGTATTTCCCCTGGTGGTCTGGGAAGAGGAAAATGTGGTTGTGGACGGACACACCCGGTTTGCCGCAGCCAGGAACATGAACCTGGACCAGGTGCCGGTGGTGTATAAATCCTTTGAGGACGAGGATGACGCCCTGCTTTACACCTTTCATATTCAGCGGAACCGGCGCAACATGTCTGACGATGATATTATCAAGTGCCTGTCTGTTTTGGACACCATGCACAAAAAAGATAAAACCGATCAGAAAACCACGCGCAAGGTAGAAAATGAAATCCGGGCCAAAGAACTGGGCATCAGTGCCCAAAAGGTCGACAAAGCCAGAAAGGTTATGGAATACGGCAGCCCCGACATCCAGGAGCAGGTTCAGTCCGGGGAAAAATCCATTAACAAGGCCTTTAACGAAGTCCAGGCCCAGCGCCGTGAAAGTGGTGAAATTCGAGGCAGGCAGACCGACGGGCTTGGTCTTTCGGCCAACTACACCCAGACTTTGGGACGGTTTCTCAAAGAACTGACCCGCATCCGGGAAAATGGATGGCAGGAGGTGAGCCAGGAAAAAGCCGTGGCCGATATTGAAGCGATCCTTGACCTCATCAAGGATTGATCAAGAACTAAACCCTTATACTTTTAAAGAGTTATTTTTTTTCATCCGGCTTTAGAATCACAGCAACGGAATCCCTAAGTTCTCTTTGATGGCTTCAATTCCCATCTTCTCCACAAAACGGGCCGTTCTTTGCTTGGCAGGGGCGGTTTTGGTGTAAAGGTCAATAAATTTGCGGCACAATTCAATGGCCTGCCGGGTGGACAGGTTTCTTGCCAACTCATCGCCGATCCTGGGCTTCATGCCGGAATTTCCGCCCACGAACATGCGCCATCCCTTGGGAGAGCCGATCAAACCAATGTCCCGAATCCGGGATTCTGCACAGCAGAAGGTGCAGCCGGAAATCCCGAATTTGATTTTGGCAGGGGTCTGTGCAGATCCAAATTCCTTTTCCAGTTTTTCGGCAAGCCCCATGGCATCCTGCTTGCCGAACCTGCACCAGTGTGTTCCCGGGCAGGCCTGAACGTAATGTCCGCCGGTTCTGAAGGGCATGGCCTCACACAGGGCATGAACCTTGTCCCTGCTGATGCCGTAAAAGCCAATACGCTGGCCCGAGGTCAGCTTTACCGCCGGGACATCATAAATCCGTACAAGGTCGGCCATTTTTTCCAGAGCATCCCCACTCAGGTTTCCCGAAGGGGGTGTGACACGGACAGCCAGGGTTTCACCGTCCCGCTGCAGGATCACACCGGGGGGAAGAGGTTTTTCTTGTGACATATCTAAACTCCCAGGGTTTTGTTGCAGGTGTATTACCATATATCGGCAAGGAGAGCCAGGATCTCCGTGACAGCGCACA is drawn from uncultured Desulfobacter sp. and contains these coding sequences:
- a CDS encoding SufD family Fe-S cluster assembly protein, with translation MLDAIDKKLLKAVAGLDGLPTGAFNIRKNGTLLSREVSGNINIESNKDGTGIVVTVKPGVVNESVHIPVILSQAGLHDVVFNTFIIGEGADVTIVAGCGIHCAGSKNEGHEGIHEFRVGKNATIRYQEKHVAMGEGKGKRSLNPTTKVYMDENSVVEMELTQIGGVDEARRVNEAELAAGSSLFVTERILTEGHQIAVSENNIILKGDGSKTNLVSRSVIKGNSKQDFYANVEARAKSFGHIECDAIIMDNGVNETVPALRALHPDAELTHEASIGKIANDQLIKLMSLGLTYDEAVDRIIRGFLK
- a CDS encoding class III extradiol ring-cleavage dioxygenase produces the protein MTADSAVIYIPHGGGPLPLLGHTGHDAMNAFLKNIGKTLPRPRAVVVVSAHWEMDIPVVTSHSAPELIYDYHGFPRETYEIRYPAPGHPELAAKAVDLLTQARIKAKTNEKRGFDHGVFIPLILMLPQADIPCIQISLCASLDPLEHLRVGEALAPLLEENIWLLGSGFSFHNMRGFDMGPGPGAGTDPDPDNQAFQDWLKDTCANGRQTPEQQKENLIHWDHAPGAWHCHPRQEHLLPLMVCAGAAGYAPAKTVFDGIIMGRRALGFLWQDA
- a CDS encoding NAD(P)/FAD-dependent oxidoreductase, yielding MSQEKPLPPGVILQRDGETLAVRVTPPSGNLSGDALEKMADLVRIYDVPAVKLTSGQRIGFYGISRDKVHALCEAMPFRTGGHYVQACPGTHWCRFGKQDAMGLAEKLEKEFGSAQTPAKIKFGISGCTFCCAESRIRDIGLIGSPKGWRMFVGGNSGMKPRIGDELARNLSTRQAIELCRKFIDLYTKTAPAKQRTARFVEKMGIEAIKENLGIPLL
- a CDS encoding superoxide dismutase, which codes for MNRREFLQLSAGAGSLLLLQMAGLSCIDHGSGTITQAPLPYEPDALEPYISEKTVFVHYNKHHAGYVKKANQMIKGSDLDSLTLDEIIKKTYGNADQIGIFNNAAQVFNHTFYWNSMKPGGGGMPTGAIAEKIIADFGSYAAFKKEFAAAALSQFGSGWAWLVKDGDALKIMKTANADTPIAQGLTPLLTIDVWEHAYYLDYQNRRADYINAYLEKLVNWEFAEANLAG
- a CDS encoding ATP-binding cassette domain-containing protein gives rise to the protein MLELKDIYFTVAEEEAGNGHAEKTILNGISFTFEKGKFYGITGPNGGGKTTLAKTIMGINKATRGQIIYNGKEITDMSITDRAKEGIAYGFQQSARFKGVTFRDLLSIAAGTDDEGKLMDILARVGFCSLDFLDKPVDSKLSGGEIKKIELATTIARNPGLAIYDEPDTGIDLWTIDPMVQLIKRQTTEKGTTTIVVSHNKAFLEAADCLLLVREGRIAYTGDLEGAKPLLCDLSVCGYTDVCEGEIDARCYR
- a CDS encoding FeS-binding protein, encoding MNSIFSRSLNRILLAVMAILALTGMAQMPIFKRYYIADIPGFGWLAAYYTTHQIHYIAATVFLVLLFWMATEYLISRRRQWRITPMGRVRLLILAVIVISGVLRTVKNLPGHGFGPMVVMLVDWSHLAAAMLLGFTAILARTGPWRRKGVYATRR
- a CDS encoding HTH domain-containing protein, translated to MLHQMFLMINLGERAGSGLPKICQGWESTGGTLSLYDTFEPYDQTRLEMIWQDVEKEKTDMSGKMSGKMSGKILDAVIENEYVTIPELARQMGVSERTIERNIQKLQAGNKLRRIGAARGGRWEVI
- a CDS encoding sodium:proton antiporter, with the translated sequence MNEDTLIQVAGILVAAAACQWLAWRVKIPGIVFLLVTGIMAGPVLGVLNPEKMMGDLFFPFVSMSVALILFEGSLTLDFAQIRGLHTVVRNMVSYGMLVTWIITALAARLGVGLSWQISVLLGAITSVSGPTVIVPMLRTVRPNQNIANILRWEGIIVDPIGAAMAVLAYEFIISGSARQALGHTMLVFIRLVATGTAIGAVCGYGFGMAIRKHWIPEFMHNLFAFSLVLGAFAFSNHLQHESGLVTVTVMGIWLANMKDVGIEDILDFEEHISILLISVLFIILAARLNIDELIALGWGMSFLFIAIQFLARPMNIMVSSIGSSLTWPERHMLAWIAPRGIVAAAISALFATQLQKAGYPDAGVLVPLTFFIIISTVMVQSVTARPLARWLKVAEPTPNGFIIIGANQLARGIGKALMALGFQVQLADTGWDQVIRAKNEGLPTYFGNPVSEHADRHIQLVGVRGVLAMFPHEAVNVAAAIHYRLEFGTDKIYILHSRLEIDRSTADRMSIENHGRILFGKTASYPALATDLSRGGQIIITKLTEKFTLAQFIGKHGQKALLLFAVDKINRLYVYAHDSQINPEPGWSLVYLLKNGEGSH
- a CDS encoding type II toxin-antitoxin system RelE/ParE family toxin, translated to MTEKWKILFCDGMEDACPVTDFINSCPEKHQVKLLRLLGLLEEHGPTLPRPYADVLHDGVHELRFTLSQDRIRVLYFFCYRKFIVLYEVFFKNTRKVPEKYINQVIAYRNEFLSRISEKKLEKISRAVF
- a CDS encoding 4Fe-4S dicluster domain-containing protein, with the translated sequence MQKNGKSGISRRAFLKGAAAGSACMLLPGTIKAAQKGEALATLHDLSRCIGCGECVSACTAQNQSKYPEPKKPFPKMYPSRVKAADWSDRRDEEGLLTPYNWLTIQTAEVEWQGESYEINIPRRCMHCQNPPCANLCPWGACAREDNGVVRINADICLGGSKCKSVCPWDIPQRQTGVGLYLKLLPAFAGNGVMYKCDRCFDLLAKGDVPACVSQCPEEVQFIGPREKIVARAHELARSFAGSGNENDFIYGEFENGGTNTIYVSPVPVALLAKALGTGPGKPHMNPVEDMMARDEIFGMAALVAPIAGVAAGVLTAGAGLLKSGGHDKEETNE
- a CDS encoding ParB N-terminal domain-containing protein — translated: MELKTTLVNPDTLTTRHPFDKLFPIQKETLAAISQNMETHGYDPVFPLVVWEEENVVVDGHTRFAAARNMNLDQVPVVYKSFEDEDDALLYTFHIQRNRRNMSDDDIIKCLSVLDTMHKKDKTDQKTTRKVENEIRAKELGISAQKVDKARKVMEYGSPDIQEQVQSGEKSINKAFNEVQAQRRESGEIRGRQTDGLGLSANYTQTLGRFLKELTRIRENGWQEVSQEKAVADIEAILDLIKD